Proteins encoded together in one Nymphalis io chromosome 24, ilAglIoxx1.1, whole genome shotgun sequence window:
- the LOC126777872 gene encoding transcription factor EB isoform X1, with protein sequence MDESGIDMGYDLASLLTNDFSADQRIFDEMNTTQPHQDFMFYELKSKAVPVTESPPTFKTLTPTSRTQLKQQLMREHAQEQLRRESLQAQQAGQSKENEDKKKSSPTDVPRITPHVELPPQVLQVRTVLENPTRYHVIQKQKSQVRQYLSESFTPQPQVAGAVRGAPVQSAPELGTRAPSPDRASSSSLLSPGICSAGANSEADEFLEDILSLDSGAGPLSSSEPASTASSVAGDCALLSDADMHALAKDRQKKDNHNMIERRRRFNINDRIKELGTLLPKTNDPFYEVIRDVRPNKGTILKSSVDYIKCLRDEVNRLKQSEQRRKQIELHNRKLTLRIQELERLARLHGLPLGEGWSPQHDDDERAPPAPPAPPAPPAPAAPAAPAAPPEVVLPKTEPSPMMELSEPPPDLLRDTPSGEALSALDALDGLKLGSCSPLSREEGLSLSCLEPDLCLEPVTDHLFNHKDVKMRLSPTPGLLGGDDNDAVLNLAQIEDLMDDDSHNPVTQGDPMLCSSPTALGLGAALLHVDLAHAGSSLLSENGMSLGLGGLGLGLGESLPLLLGATHAPHSPHAHPRPCFDMDLGA encoded by the exons TCCGCCCACATTCAAGACCCTGACGCCAACGTCGCGTACGCAGCTCAAGCAACAGTTGATGCGAGAACATGCGCAGGAGCAACTGCGCAGAGAATCTTTACAA GCACAGCAAGCAGGTCAATCCAAAGAGAATGAAGATAAGAAGAAGTCAAGTCCGACGGACGTCCCTCGGATCACGCCACACGTGGAGTTACCACCACAAGTGCTGCAG GTGCGAACAGTTCTGGAGAATCCCACCAGGTATCACGTGATCCAGAAACAGAAGAGCCAGGTGCGTCAGTACCTCAGCGAGTCGTTCACACCACAGCCGCAg GTGGCAGGCGCAGTCCGAGGCGCACCTGTGCAAAGCGCGCCAGAACTTGGCACGCGAGCACCTTCCCCTGACAGAGCCTCCTCATCCAGTCTCCTGAGTCCTGGAATTTGTTCTGCAGGTGCTAATTCAGAA GCAGACGAGTTCCTAGAAGACATCTTATCCCTGGACAGTGGAGCTGGACCTCTATCCTCATCAGAGCCAGCGTCTACAGCCAGCTCCGTGGCCGGAGACTGTGCACTCTTATCTGATGCGGATATGCACGCATTAGCAaaggacagacaaaaaaaagaCAATCATAATATGA TCGAACGCCGTAGACGTTTCAACATAAATGACAGGATAAAAGAACTCGGTACCCTGTTACCGAAAACAAACGACCCCTTCTACGAAGTGATAAGAGACGTCAGACCCAACAAAGGGACGATCCTCAAAAGCAGCGTGGACTACATCAAGTGCTTGCGGGATGAAGTCAATCGGCTCAAGCAAAGTGAGCAGAGACGGAAGCAGATAGAGCTGCACAATAGGAAATTAACGTTAAGGATACAG GAGCTGGAGCGGCTGGCGCGCCTGCACGGGCTGCCGCTGGGCGAGGGCTGGTCGCCGCAGCACGACGACGACgagcgcgcgccgcccgcgccgcccgcgccgcccgcgccccccgcgcccgccgcgcccgccgcgcccgccgcgccgccg gAGGTAGTCCTGCCTAAAACTGAACCTTCACCGATGATGGAGCTCAGTGAACCTCCCCCTGACCTCCTGCGGGATACGCCCTCCGGGGAGGCACTCTCCGCCTTAGACGCACTCG aTGGTCTCAAACTCGGGTCCTGTTCGCCCCTCAGTCGTGAGGAAGGACTCTCACTTAGTTGTCTAGAACCTGATCTGTGCCTCGAACCGGTTACCGATCATCTGTTTAACCACAAAGACGTTAAG ATGAGATTGTCTCCGACCCCCGGGCTGCTGGGCGGCGACGACAACGACGCGGTGCTCAACCTGGCGCAGATAGAGGACCTCATGGATGATGACTCACACAACCCCGTCACGCAgg GCGACCCCATGCTGTGCTCGTCGCCCACGGCGCTGGGGCTCGGCGCCGCGCTGCTGCACGTCGACCTCGCGCACGCCG GGTCATCGCTACTATCTGAAAACGGGATGTCGCTAGGGCTGGGCGGCCTAGGCCTAGGTCTCGGGGAGAGTCTCCCGCTGCTGCTGGGGGCGACCCACGCGCCGCACTCCCCCCACGCGCACCCCCGCCCCTGCTTCGACATGGATCTCGGGGCTTAG
- the LOC126777872 gene encoding transcription factor EB isoform X2, with protein sequence MTKGPRKVKLVIVVNNKKDPPTFKTLTPTSRTQLKQQLMREHAQEQLRRESLQAQQAGQSKENEDKKKSSPTDVPRITPHVELPPQVLQVRTVLENPTRYHVIQKQKSQVRQYLSESFTPQPQVAGAVRGAPVQSAPELGTRAPSPDRASSSSLLSPGICSAGANSEADEFLEDILSLDSGAGPLSSSEPASTASSVAGDCALLSDADMHALAKDRQKKDNHNMIERRRRFNINDRIKELGTLLPKTNDPFYEVIRDVRPNKGTILKSSVDYIKCLRDEVNRLKQSEQRRKQIELHNRKLTLRIQELERLARLHGLPLGEGWSPQHDDDERAPPAPPAPPAPPAPAAPAAPAAPPEVVLPKTEPSPMMELSEPPPDLLRDTPSGEALSALDALDGLKLGSCSPLSREEGLSLSCLEPDLCLEPVTDHLFNHKDVKMRLSPTPGLLGGDDNDAVLNLAQIEDLMDDDSHNPVTQGDPMLCSSPTALGLGAALLHVDLAHAGSSLLSENGMSLGLGGLGLGLGESLPLLLGATHAPHSPHAHPRPCFDMDLGA encoded by the exons TCCGCCCACATTCAAGACCCTGACGCCAACGTCGCGTACGCAGCTCAAGCAACAGTTGATGCGAGAACATGCGCAGGAGCAACTGCGCAGAGAATCTTTACAA GCACAGCAAGCAGGTCAATCCAAAGAGAATGAAGATAAGAAGAAGTCAAGTCCGACGGACGTCCCTCGGATCACGCCACACGTGGAGTTACCACCACAAGTGCTGCAG GTGCGAACAGTTCTGGAGAATCCCACCAGGTATCACGTGATCCAGAAACAGAAGAGCCAGGTGCGTCAGTACCTCAGCGAGTCGTTCACACCACAGCCGCAg GTGGCAGGCGCAGTCCGAGGCGCACCTGTGCAAAGCGCGCCAGAACTTGGCACGCGAGCACCTTCCCCTGACAGAGCCTCCTCATCCAGTCTCCTGAGTCCTGGAATTTGTTCTGCAGGTGCTAATTCAGAA GCAGACGAGTTCCTAGAAGACATCTTATCCCTGGACAGTGGAGCTGGACCTCTATCCTCATCAGAGCCAGCGTCTACAGCCAGCTCCGTGGCCGGAGACTGTGCACTCTTATCTGATGCGGATATGCACGCATTAGCAaaggacagacaaaaaaaagaCAATCATAATATGA TCGAACGCCGTAGACGTTTCAACATAAATGACAGGATAAAAGAACTCGGTACCCTGTTACCGAAAACAAACGACCCCTTCTACGAAGTGATAAGAGACGTCAGACCCAACAAAGGGACGATCCTCAAAAGCAGCGTGGACTACATCAAGTGCTTGCGGGATGAAGTCAATCGGCTCAAGCAAAGTGAGCAGAGACGGAAGCAGATAGAGCTGCACAATAGGAAATTAACGTTAAGGATACAG GAGCTGGAGCGGCTGGCGCGCCTGCACGGGCTGCCGCTGGGCGAGGGCTGGTCGCCGCAGCACGACGACGACgagcgcgcgccgcccgcgccgcccgcgccgcccgcgccccccgcgcccgccgcgcccgccgcgcccgccgcgccgccg gAGGTAGTCCTGCCTAAAACTGAACCTTCACCGATGATGGAGCTCAGTGAACCTCCCCCTGACCTCCTGCGGGATACGCCCTCCGGGGAGGCACTCTCCGCCTTAGACGCACTCG aTGGTCTCAAACTCGGGTCCTGTTCGCCCCTCAGTCGTGAGGAAGGACTCTCACTTAGTTGTCTAGAACCTGATCTGTGCCTCGAACCGGTTACCGATCATCTGTTTAACCACAAAGACGTTAAG ATGAGATTGTCTCCGACCCCCGGGCTGCTGGGCGGCGACGACAACGACGCGGTGCTCAACCTGGCGCAGATAGAGGACCTCATGGATGATGACTCACACAACCCCGTCACGCAgg GCGACCCCATGCTGTGCTCGTCGCCCACGGCGCTGGGGCTCGGCGCCGCGCTGCTGCACGTCGACCTCGCGCACGCCG GGTCATCGCTACTATCTGAAAACGGGATGTCGCTAGGGCTGGGCGGCCTAGGCCTAGGTCTCGGGGAGAGTCTCCCGCTGCTGCTGGGGGCGACCCACGCGCCGCACTCCCCCCACGCGCACCCCCGCCCCTGCTTCGACATGGATCTCGGGGCTTAG